gaGTTCCAACTTGGAAGGGGGCGGGGGGTGTTCCTTAATCACTATATGTCCTTAAGAGAAGGGTGTAAGGATGGGGCATGTGAGAGCCAAGCAGTGAACACAGAAAGAGCCAAAGAGGAACTAAGTGAATTCTGAGTGGAGTATTAACGAAGGAAAACAACACTTGTCACAGTACTATCCACTTTGAGTTCAGTCTTGTTATTCCTTGAATTTCTGATCCTTTGCTCGGGCCTTTTCATAGTTCCTGATCTTCTGTATATGAGAAAGTTTGTGCAGAGACTCTTGTGTGGGCTAGTTACAGCAGCTACTGATTAACGTGAAACTTTTCTGTGTGCTCCTTTGGCAGTAATTACAGGATTATTACTCTGCTGAGAATCACAGACTAAATTCAGCATTACTAATCTTTTTATCTGTCATTTATGAATTCATTATATGTTGCCTGTTGATTTTTAGGTCTTTCAGACTGTACGTAGACTTTAAAGTGCTTGAATGGGGCAAATTACTTCATTATAAGTATGCTTTACTACAAGTTACTAGATTTACctggtttcattttaaaatgagcatgCATATCACAAAGCCTTGTCAAAATGAATGCCCACTTGGGAGAACCGTTAGGCTCAGACCACACATAGGGTACACTTGGAATTTCTCAAGAACCTCTGAATATGTTTCCTTACTGCCATTGCCATACGTTTTGACATGGAGCTAACCTACATCGACCCTTTTGTCTTGGTTAAGTGTAATTCTTAATCTGACAGCATAATGTGTCCCTAGTTCAGGAAAGAGCATAAGGTTTCTGCTGATTAGAGAAACGTGGGCAGTGTAAATTTGACAATCAAGCAACTTAGGTAAGTGAACTCTTCTAGTCTAGAAAAGGTGTGAAAATGCCACTGGTTGCTGCTTCTGACAAACCTGGTTTGAGACTAGAACAGTCTGGTTTGAGACTGGAACCACCAGGATTTTGATGCTGGTAAGGATCTCTAAAATGGAGGTACTAAATATTGACAGTGGCTCCACTACTTCCTAGCTTTGTGACTCGGGTGAGTTACTACTTTGTATCTTAGTTCTTCCATCTATGGAATGCATATAATAGTATAGTACCATCTGGTGCCTACATTACTATGAGTATTAAGTAATATAGTATATGTAAATGCATTCACATAACACCTGGCACATAGTCATCTGTAAATTCTAGTTTCTATCATTAATATCCcatgtaaaatttttattcactttattaCTTTTCAGTCTAGGGATTCTTCTCAGAAATGCATAGTTCTTTACCTTGAATTTTTACTTAAACGTGATTATAGAATGCTAACTTTGAAACATGTTAGGAGTTTTTCCTAACTTGCTAGGAACAACTGTCAGGGATGTGATGATGGATCGCCAGTCTTACTGTATAACTGTAAATATATTCATAAGTGTTTATAAAGTTAAAGAATAATATTTGTATAGTCACTATATAGACTTAGTACCAAATATTTAGCCATCCATTTTATCCCTTATATCAGAAACCTTACTTTAGTTGGTAGTTTTGTTCCAACAGATGTAAGAAAAAACTGATAGGTAATACTGATGCATTCAGGATTGATTACATGGAgtcctgaaaaaaaattaaactgtagcTATTTTAGGTTCTCTAACTTCATCTTAGTTTATAGGGTAAGTAAAGGGAAGGGGAGAGTGATTGGTATGGTTGTCTCCCAtaagaactgatttttttctactgaagcatgtataaagtttatatatatttttgtatttgactgtttaacaaaaattttatagGAACTAAATTTGATTATCAagataaagtttttatttattttcagatttcaacTATTGCAGAAAGTGAAGATTCACAGGAGTCAGTGGATAGTGTAACTGATTCCCAAAAGCGAAGGGAAATTCTTTCAAGGAGGCCTTCTTACAGGTATGGATTTTAATAGTTAGAATCTAAGATGTGGAGGAAGTCTTAGGTAGTTGCAGATAAAGAGATGTCAGAAGACCAGTTAGTTGCTAAGGTCAGTTCTTTATAGATTACTTTTCTTCATCTTGAGTTATTTGTCTCAAATAAAGTGAAGCTTATCCTACAGAATAAGAAGAGCACTTGTTACTCTCACcagtcctgatttttttttttttttttttttttttctgtttctgtagacTGTGCTGGCTGTCTTTCTGTTGAAAAATGTGGAATACATTTGATAAGGTTATAGCATTTTTTAGTTATAAGCCAACTCTGAGGCTCCGTTATTTATCTGCTTAATAACACATTGCAAACCATTTTTTATGCCATGGTGTTTAACAGATAGCTATTAATTTGATAATTGTCTCAGGAAGATGCTTTACTAACATCCCCTAATTTTAGGGGTAGTTTACTGTAATTTTTGTGTTCAGTTATTGATGTTGCCTAGTCCATGCCTTGCCTCCAAGGTGAACCAAAACCGTTTTTTAGTGTAAAAATTAGCTCCACATTAAGTATCTCAGGAAGGACAGTTCCATAAATCTTGACACGTTTACTTGAGCGTTTAAGAAACTTCAGACTCATAATTATCTTCCTTCTTGTtagtgtaaattatttttattttgatatatttctgtttttcaaagggGTAGTTTTTTCCCCCGCTTGGCTATTAAACTAACCCCTTTCTCTGTCCTTACAATTAAATTAAGAATCCTAAGTGACTAACAATAAATTGATTTTGAGGTCTAAGAAATCTTATATTACCagtatatgttatatgtatttatattcataatttattttaagtacAGCTAGTGTTAGATTTTAACTTTGAAGTGTATCTCATGTTAGTATATAACACATTTGATCCTGAAGCAAATCCAACCAAATACTACTAGTAAAGTAATTACCtaggtaaatataaaagccaGGATTATTATAGTTTTGGTTTATAACTCCTTTTTTCCTATGTGATTTGAAAGACAAAGGCATAAAACAGTAACTATAAATTTATGTGAATAAGCACATGATATAGGAAGATGTCATTTTTTATAATAGCATAAAGGGACAGAGTTTATAACTATTTTGTTACAAATTTAAGATATCAAAAATTACTTGGGTTAGGGTTTTTAGGGGTTTTTTTCCCCGCCTTTCAGTGTGATTATGTTGTTCACTTGAAATATGGTatggttcttttgtttttgggttcCATTTTAGAGTTTCTCCACTCATCcttgttgcttttttttccctagtAAGTGAAACATTTAACACTGTACCAAAAGTCAGAATTGCACAAAAAAGTATACTCAGTAGTGCCTCCCCATTCCttctgtcattttcatttctttcctacCCATCCCCAGTAAATAGCTAAAATCATTACTCTCTGGTTTATCCATCCTGATTTTTTCTCTTGAACAAATGAGCAGGtacatgtatattttcttatttcccttttttccttacACAAAAGATATGCTATATCCATTAtttggatgtaccatagtttattcaACCACTCGCCTATATATAGGCATATAGAGTGTTTccagtatttattttcctttttattttttattttttctattttagactTTGGATATATATCTCCACTATTCTGCAGTTACAAACAGTGCTAATGGAAATAATCTTAAGCgagtttattttcatattgttggAATTGGGGTGAATTCCTGGAAATGGGATTGAGGCATGAACACCTATATTTCCTTAAATATCACCAATTCCTTATATCGGGGTTGTGCCAGTTTCATACTCGcagcagcaatgtatgagagtgtgggggtttttttgtagCTTTGCTAACAGATAttgttaaacttttttgtttcGCAATCTGAGAagtgagaatttaaaaatcaggttttgatcttttttccccttaattgATTGTTGACTTTTTACTTTccgactgtgtgtgtgtgttctttgagatgcaaaagattttttttaatgtagtcagTCTTATTATCACCCTTAATTGCACCCTTCCTTACGTTGATATTAAAGagaatccatctttttttttttttttttactttttttggttttttttttcgtCTAGATCAATCCCTGACCCATGAAGAGTTTAttcatgtaatttatatattttaaacttctgctggctgggtgcagtgtctcacacctgtaatcccagcactttgggaggccaaggcagaggcgagcagatcacctgaggtcaggagttcgagaccagcctggccaacatggtgaaaccccgtctctactaaaaataccaaaaaaattagccaggcgtggtagcaggcacctgtaatcctagctactcgggaggctgttgtgggagaattgcttgaacccgggaggtgggggttgcagtgagccaaaatcgtgccactgcactccagtctgggcaacagagcaaggctctgtctcaaaaaaaaaaaaaaaaaaaaccttctgtcCTAAGCACTACCAGCTTTCcgtcagttttctcatctttaactattatttgtatttatccagtaaattttacttatatttttaattattctagttttctaattttgtagGAAAATTTTGAATGACTTATCTTCTGATGCACCAGGAGTGCCAAGGATTGAAGAAGAGAAGTCGGAAGAGGAGACCTCAGCACCTGCCATCACCACTGTAACGGTGCCAACTCCAATTTACCAAACTAGCAGTGGACAGTATAGTGAGTAATAGACAATTTCTGTTTCAAAAAGTGAGGAGAAAAGCTAATAGCTGCATTCTCTTCAGAGAAACCGTATAAGTGCCAAGTCTTCTCAGTTTTGCTgccattattatattttctttactcttcaCTATGCAAAGTTCTGTAATggtagtattttcttttcttcagagagTTCTAGTTAGGATTAGTCAAGTATATAAGCCTTTTAGATGTCCTTTTGTTTCTGTGCAGATGCATGAAAAGTCTGAAGTTTTTGAACCACTAATTGAGACCCTAGGTTTTAGTCCTCATATGTGTTGAAAAAACATGagttttttagatttaaaaaaatcattccttGAATATATCTCTGTATTCATTTTAATAGTTTGTTTGCCTTctgaaaatagcattttaatatCTTTGTATTTTAGAATGTTTCAAGTGGGGATGAGCATGGCTTGGTTGAGTCAGCACATTCAATTACTCCTTTTCATATGAAAAGATAGTAATATACTTTTTGGCCCGCATAAAGCAACGATTGCTCttacaaaattacaaagttttcatttctatgatGTCTCTGTCTGGCACTTAGGTCTGTCTTCTTATCTTTAACCAAAATCTATTATAAGGtccttttgaattttattttgtttgatcaAAAGCATTTGTGTGAAtggtacttttttctctttttacctttttttttttttcttttttttttgcctctcaaagtgctttattcattcagtgatttttttcatttggattTGTTTATTAAACCCAGTGCTGCCCATTTATATCCTTTCCCCCACCCATCTTAGTTGCAAATTAAATGTACACATTGAAACTTCTTTACTGAGTTCGTTTCCTAATGCCCTGAGGGAATCTGTATCAGAAATATGCGTAAAagcttgaggctgggcacagtggcttatgcctgtattccccgcactcacgcctgtattcccagcactttgggaagccacagtagaaggatcacttgagccctccaggagttgaagaccccatccctatttataaaaataatctaaaaattaagaaatatgcaTGAAAGTTTGACCCCCATGTTATTTTTTAGTTCCAGTTCAACCTTGGTTTGCATAACTCTAATTTGCATTCCCAACTGTATTAAAGACAAGTTCTCAAGTAGCAAACTTTTTAACTCTGCAAGCTGAACCTTTTGAGACTAAGTAGAGGGAAGGCATTTTTGACTAAGCTTTTATCCACTATGCTCAATTAGCTTagtcatcttttttcttcttaagatcTTTGTGGAAGATATAAAGTACAACTCTGTACCTACAactctatatgtgtgtgtgattttcaGTTGATAGCCTCATACCAGATGCTTTCAGTTATTCAGGATGTGTATTCAAAGACATTGATACATGATCTTTATTTTTCCCCTACTTCAGCATACCTGAGGGATACAACATACTCCCATCAGTAACAGATTCACTATTACAGAGATTCTCACTGGAACTAGGAAGCATGCTCTTTAGGAAAGAGGCCTATCAGAATCTAAAAAGGGGAAATGAACGTTAGAGAAGTGCCACCGCCCCCACAGATGTTTAATTTGGTACACTCCTCTCCTCCAGCAGCTGAAAATTGCTAGTTTTAAGAGAttaagccaggcgcggtggctctcgcctgtaatcccagcactttgggaggccaaagcggtggatcatgaggtcaggagttcaagaccagcctgcccaacatggtgaaaccctgtctccactaaaaatacaaaaattagccaggcgtggtagcgcatgcctgtaatcccagctactcaggaggctgacacagaagaattgcttgaacccgggaggcagaggttgcagtgagctgagatcgtgccactgcactctagcctgggtgacagagcaagactccgtctcaaaaaaaaaaaaaaaagagagagagagagattaatacTTTGAAATTATAaactttgttcattatttttatccTCTGTCCTCTCTGTATATGCACACATGGCTTTGATGGAACTGATTTAACATTATATTCTTGATTTTCATTACGAgcaatatagtaaatacatatacagcaacatttatatatttcttataaaatgaaCATATGGTTGTTGGAATTCACCATaggtatataaacacacatagttatgtattttgttttaatagctGCATTGTGTTTCACTGTATAAATATAGCACTTATTTAAACATTCTTCTGCTGTTGAACATTTAGGACATTTCTACTGTTTCAAACAATGCTATGAAAATATCCTAAGAGTGGAATTATCAAATTAAAGCATATCCTCTGCAAGTACCTTTCCAGGTGGAGGCATGAATTTCCACTCCTTCCTTAAATtggttattttattaaattcatgTTGTTACTAGATTTATCTGTTACTTGGTTCAGTGTCCCAGATAGTAAAGTCTTATTAGTGATTCTGCTCTTAGATAGAAAACTTGTATCTGTCATTTTgaacttgaatttttttgtttcactaAATAAAACTATGACTCATGATGTTTCCCTCTTTATTCCGGCCACTCAGATTCTTAGCTAACTTTCTGTTTAATTGTATTACTTTCTtagtctagattttcttctacaatTGTTTTATATAACTAAGGATACATCCATTACTTGActtctatctttttaattttgttttaatgaattGTGTTTTATTGAAAGCTATCtcaaatattttgagaataataaagtatatacataaatattatagAGAAAAACCAGTAGGATTAGACTTcattttccaaagtattttcaTATACATGACCTCATTTGATATTTACAAAATTGTACTTAGTGGCTAGAACtcagatgcttttatttttagagaagagATAACAGAATCAAATAACAGTTTAgtgatggctgggcacagtggctcgtgtctgtgatcccaacacttggggaggccaaggtgggaagactgcttgaggccaggagttcaagatcagcctgggcaacatagcaaaaccctatctcttcaaaaaaatgtttttagaaaattagTGGGGCCTGATGGCCtgtgctagctacttgggaggctgaggcaggaggatcacttcagcccagcagttggaggctacagtgagctgagatcttgccactgcactccagcctataaaacagaacaagaccctgtctcaaaagaaaaaaattaaactgttcaGTGATGGAACTCACACTACAACTCAGTCTTGTCATACATGGTTTactatttctgctttcttcttcccaCCTTGAGTTTACTGCTCTGTAGCCAAGAAGAAAGTGGTATGTTAAATACAGTAGAATTCACTCATTAACTCTAAATGAGaaattgtgatttgtttctgttAACCTTCTGATTCTTTCAAGTAATCATGCAAAATTAATCTTAGAATAGTTCTTACTCATTTTTCTCCCTGCCTAAGAGAAGTAAAACTTCTGGGATTCGCTAAACTAGATTCAGTGTATATGCCAGCGTCTTAATTTTCACAAGTATCATTTTGCTAAACTTATCACACTGTAGCCATTAACTCTTCTTATTTCTTGATTAGGCAATAGATAATCAATTTCCCATGTACAGGTGACTCAGGATGTTATATCCCATAGCTGGTAGATAACTGATCCCAAACTAATTCCCTTCTAATGGACATGCTTAATCAGACATGTTGACTTTCCTgcattgtttacttttttcttagttAAAATCAATTGTACAGTTTTATATGTGATATTGTGATTTTCTGTCCTTCTCGTTCTGAAAAGCTTGACCCCCTACAGGGTGAATTGTCTAGAGAGGATATTGCCACCTATCTAAATCCTTCTtccaaataaacaatctaatttttaaattaaatttttctatgTACTGTAGCATAAAGTTGATTTGGTTTTTCATAAAGTGAAATATCTACTAGTATGAGCAAAAGTTGACTGATTTATTGTTTAACAAATGAATGGCAGGTATGGCTAATTAGGGCGTAAATAACGGGTTCCATGTGAAAATGCTTGgatatgtattaaataatttagaaattgacagtaaaagatttttttttctaagtgatGACCTTGagctctgattttaaaattccatgagAGACTGTTGATAATTAAGTTCCATAGGATATTTCAGTTGTTTCATTCAGTAGATTAGATACCATTAATGAATTTCTACAAGAGTTAGGGAATAGAATGCACTGATGAACTGCTTTATTAGTTATATGTTAAAACAACCATTTATTGGGTGCCTATTTCATGGCTGCCACTGTGCTAAGTGTATGAAAGTAGATAAGAAAATTCCTACTctccagaaatttatttattagtgGGACAAGTGTTAATACATTATgtagttaatgctgaaataaaacaaaggatCACAGAGTGGAACCTCTGCAGAACCAGATAACTTCAGAAGgaatttaacatttttccatttaaaaaattgttaacaggcattattattataaattagaaTGCAGTTCATAGAGTGCATTTCTATTGTAGAAATTGAATATGGGTTTCCTGAGCAGCAAGTTACTTGAATATATCAGACACTTCTTGGTGATGTTATTTGCTATAATTTCTCCTAGActattttacaaattattctaCATTGGATTTAGTGTTTTAAAAGTCTTATATGGTATTAAACTTGTAACAATAAAATCCATTGGATTTTAGTTGCCATTACCCAGGGAGGAGCAATACAACTGGCTAACAATGGTACCGATGGGGTACAGGGCCTGCAAACATTAACCATGACCAATGCAGCCGCCACTCAGCCGGGTACTACCATTCTACAGTATGCACAGACCACTGATGGACAGCAGATCTTAGTGCCCAGCAACCAAGTTGTTGTTCAAGGTAAGGGACTTCAGAATTCACAGGTGTGGTAAATTcttcaaaatactaaaattttataAACTCACAGAAAAAGTAAGTATCATATTACAAAGCTCCATTCAAATGTAGTTAACATTTCTTCAATATAGATAGTATTTTCCATGAACTCTTCCATTATTCCAATTGGACCAAAATGTCATGGCATAAAAAcaactattttcagtttttaaaatattgcatctACCTTTAACATCTTTACTATTTGGGGTAGAAGAAACAGGACAGGTTAGAAGGAAAGACCAGGAAATCAGGAGTTAGAAAAGATGGATTCTATATCTAACTGCATGAATCTGCTATGAGGCCTTGAGTAAAAGCTCCTCTGGGCCTCAGAAAagtggtttttttattttttattttttattgtttttgttttgttttgttttcatgtgtAAAATAAGAGTTGCACTAAATCTCTGAAAACAGTCTTTAGAAGTTCAggattctgtttctctgctttttattcaaaagaaatttaaatcttCTGAGATCATCagtttttagtattattattattattttttctagagacatggtctcactgtgttgcccaggctagtcttgaactccgggcctcaaggaatcctcctttctcgggctcccaaagtgttgggatgctTCTGCACTTGACccagtttttatttcaaatgaaaacattatattCCACAAAATCTTATACCATCTTATGCTGTTCTTTAGAGAAAAAGTAGTTGTTAAATTCTTGACAAATTATAGaagttgcttttttgttttttggggtttttcttgttttttttttagtttaattgtttttttctgtctatttCAGGAATCTTTATGGATATCAGT
This region of Theropithecus gelada isolate Dixy chromosome 12, Tgel_1.0, whole genome shotgun sequence genomic DNA includes:
- the CREB1 gene encoding cyclic AMP-responsive element-binding protein 1 isoform X4 produces the protein MTMESGAENQQSGDAAVTEAENQQMTVQAQPQIATLAQVSMPAAHATSSAPTVTLVQLPNGQTVQVHGVIQAAQPSVIQSPQVQTVQISTIAESEDSQESVDSVTDSQKRREILSRRPSYRKILNDLSSDAPGVPRIEEEKSEEETSAPAITTVTVPTPIYQTSSGQYIAITQGGAIQLANNGTDGVQGLQTLTMTNAAATQPGTTILQYAQTTDGQQILVPSNQVVVQGTQKL